One part of the Xylanimonas allomyrinae genome encodes these proteins:
- a CDS encoding GDP-mannose 4,6-dehydratase, which yields MARALITGITGQDGLYLAELLLGKGYEVYGLIRGQNNPKREMVEATVPGVKLLTGDLTDFSSLVRALNVAQPDEVYNLGAISFVAYSWENASVTSDVTGKGVLNILEAVRLYAGDDVEKVRFYQASSSEMFGKVQEVPQRESTLLWPRSPYGVAKVFGHYMTINYRESYGMHASSGILFNHESPRRGFEFVTRKVTAAVARIKLGLQEDVTLGNLDAKRDWGFAGDYVEAMWRMLQQDRADDYVVATGETHSIGELLDIAFTHVGIEDWAPYVKQDPRFMRPAEVDLLIGDPTKAHEKLGWERKVDFPGLVTMMVENDLREQADLAGK from the coding sequence ATGGCACGCGCCCTCATCACAGGAATCACTGGACAAGACGGCCTCTACCTTGCGGAACTGCTCCTCGGCAAGGGGTATGAGGTCTACGGCTTGATCCGTGGTCAGAACAACCCGAAGCGCGAGATGGTCGAGGCGACCGTCCCGGGTGTGAAGCTGCTCACCGGCGACCTGACCGACTTTTCTTCTCTTGTTCGCGCGCTCAATGTCGCGCAGCCGGACGAGGTGTACAACCTGGGTGCGATTTCGTTCGTCGCGTACTCGTGGGAGAACGCATCGGTGACGTCGGACGTCACGGGCAAGGGTGTGCTGAACATCCTCGAAGCGGTGCGTCTGTACGCCGGCGACGATGTGGAAAAGGTTCGCTTCTACCAGGCGTCGTCGTCGGAGATGTTCGGCAAGGTCCAGGAGGTTCCGCAGCGCGAGTCGACGCTGCTGTGGCCGCGCTCGCCCTATGGCGTGGCGAAGGTCTTCGGGCACTACATGACGATCAACTACCGCGAGTCGTATGGGATGCATGCCTCGAGCGGCATCCTCTTCAACCACGAGTCGCCGCGTCGTGGCTTCGAGTTCGTCACGCGCAAGGTGACGGCCGCCGTCGCGCGCATCAAGCTCGGCCTGCAGGAAGACGTGACGCTGGGCAACCTCGACGCCAAGCGCGACTGGGGCTTCGCGGGCGACTACGTCGAGGCCATGTGGCGCATGCTGCAGCAGGATCGGGCCGACGACTACGTCGTGGCGACGGGCGAGACGCACTCGATCGGCGAGCTGCTCGACATCGCGTTCACGCACGTCGGCATCGAGGACTGGGCCCCGTACGTCAAGCAGGACCCGCGCTTCATGCGGCCTGCCGAGGTCGACCTGCTCATCGGTGACCCCACCAAGGCGCACGAGAAGCTCGGCTGGGAGCGCAAGGTCGACTTCCCGGGCCTCGTGACGATGATGGTCGAGAACGACCTGCGCGAGCAGGCCGACCTGGCTGGCAAGTAA
- a CDS encoding glycosyltransferase, giving the protein MRVAVTATADTAAHARVTVQSLQAVAPHLTCHVLDVDDTYLRVADEEIAQVGDLAVAARTIALTHDDDAHAPGLTVAWAAALLEHADEAVVGIAPGIVLLCSPERLVTDEATTVAVTRRARAGAGVMAQPSVLSTDLFVLGTAARAHLDELRSLAEGWASAARSLDTIVAYVPHRLVVDDAVIVSRWNCDHRTRLVPGTRTTLAREGRDVVALDLAEHDPSVPWLFNTARAGSTGPWLSRNPELAAIVAAADLPGPDIAPGRQDAQLVRSIARTAQVRGDDLDDVYGRLDEWLLELVPAGDRTPVARYLEGIYATRPDLRAAFPSVPGRDSAHLAQWARDHGVREAAYDPHLLARAAELTASAQPEPEPEGTIRPHGVNLVGYLAGEVGVGTSARLMDAALAAAGVPTSTFAVTKDLQSRATARFRHTEPVRFDTTLIAVNADQTPAVSAAVDDVVAGTHRIGMWYWEVEAFPADRDHAFAHVDEIWAATDFVRDAIGARSPVPVRTVPPPLPQRTDGDAPEVPARLGIPTDRPWFFFAFDYLSTAERKNPWGLVAAFSRAFAPGEGPTLVVKTLNAGRRPAEAERLRLLAAQRPDVIVIDEYLHQDELTALSARCTAYVSLHRAEGLGLTIAESMAWGRPVVVSAYSGNMQFTTAANAYLVPCSPGVIPRDAEPYPAGTPWGDPDLDVGAAHMRRIVEFPDEAEARGRQAAEDIRTLHSPEAAGVGIYEALDMARAARAACLERREAAAEEAARAAAAAEDAARTLRGRLRRRVSSIGSR; this is encoded by the coding sequence ATGAGAGTCGCAGTCACTGCAACCGCTGACACGGCCGCCCACGCACGAGTGACCGTCCAGTCGCTGCAGGCAGTGGCACCTCATCTGACGTGCCACGTGCTCGACGTGGACGACACGTATCTCCGGGTCGCCGACGAAGAGATCGCGCAAGTCGGCGACCTCGCCGTCGCCGCGAGGACGATCGCGCTCACGCATGACGACGACGCGCATGCCCCGGGGCTGACGGTGGCCTGGGCCGCGGCGCTTCTCGAACACGCCGACGAGGCCGTCGTCGGGATCGCTCCGGGCATCGTGCTGCTCTGTTCCCCCGAGAGGCTGGTGACGGACGAGGCCACCACAGTCGCCGTGACGCGCCGCGCGCGCGCCGGCGCCGGTGTCATGGCGCAGCCCTCCGTGCTCTCCACCGACCTCTTCGTGCTGGGCACGGCGGCTCGGGCGCACCTCGACGAGCTGCGCAGCCTGGCCGAAGGCTGGGCCAGCGCAGCGCGGTCGCTCGACACCATCGTGGCCTACGTGCCCCACCGGCTGGTGGTGGACGACGCCGTGATCGTCTCCCGGTGGAACTGCGACCATCGGACCCGCCTGGTTCCTGGCACCCGTACGACGCTGGCCCGCGAAGGCCGGGATGTCGTCGCACTCGACCTCGCCGAGCACGATCCGTCCGTCCCGTGGCTCTTCAACACGGCGCGCGCCGGATCGACCGGCCCGTGGCTGAGCCGGAACCCCGAGCTCGCCGCCATCGTCGCGGCTGCTGACCTGCCGGGCCCGGACATCGCCCCGGGCAGGCAGGACGCACAGCTCGTGCGCTCGATCGCGCGCACCGCCCAGGTGCGGGGCGACGACCTCGACGACGTGTACGGCCGGCTCGACGAGTGGCTCCTCGAGCTCGTGCCGGCGGGCGACCGGACACCGGTCGCGCGCTACCTCGAAGGGATCTACGCGACGCGCCCCGACCTCCGGGCGGCCTTCCCGTCCGTGCCCGGCCGGGACAGCGCCCACCTGGCGCAGTGGGCCCGCGACCACGGCGTGCGCGAGGCGGCCTACGACCCGCACCTCCTGGCACGCGCCGCCGAGCTCACGGCGAGCGCCCAGCCGGAACCGGAACCCGAAGGAACGATCCGCCCCCACGGCGTCAATCTCGTCGGCTACCTGGCCGGAGAGGTCGGCGTCGGGACGTCGGCGCGCCTCATGGACGCCGCGCTCGCTGCTGCGGGAGTTCCGACCAGCACGTTCGCCGTGACGAAAGACCTCCAGTCGCGAGCCACCGCACGGTTCCGCCACACCGAACCGGTCCGGTTCGACACGACCCTCATCGCCGTCAACGCCGACCAGACGCCGGCCGTCTCCGCGGCCGTGGACGACGTCGTCGCCGGCACCCACCGCATCGGGATGTGGTACTGGGAGGTGGAGGCCTTCCCGGCCGACCGGGACCACGCGTTCGCGCACGTCGACGAGATCTGGGCGGCCACCGACTTCGTCCGGGACGCGATCGGCGCCCGGTCCCCCGTTCCCGTGCGCACCGTGCCGCCGCCGCTGCCGCAGCGCACGGACGGCGACGCCCCCGAAGTCCCCGCGCGGCTCGGGATCCCCACCGACAGGCCCTGGTTCTTCTTCGCGTTCGACTACCTCTCCACGGCCGAGCGCAAGAACCCGTGGGGTCTGGTGGCCGCGTTCAGCCGAGCGTTCGCACCCGGCGAGGGTCCGACGCTGGTCGTCAAGACGCTGAACGCCGGCCGCCGCCCGGCCGAGGCGGAACGCCTCCGGCTGCTCGCGGCGCAGCGCCCGGACGTCATCGTCATCGACGAGTACCTGCACCAGGACGAGCTGACGGCGCTCTCGGCGCGGTGCACCGCCTACGTCTCCCTGCACCGCGCGGAGGGCCTGGGGCTGACCATCGCCGAGTCCATGGCGTGGGGCCGGCCCGTCGTGGTGAGCGCCTACTCCGGCAACATGCAGTTCACGACGGCCGCCAACGCCTACCTTGTGCCGTGCTCCCCCGGGGTGATCCCGCGGGACGCCGAGCCGTACCCGGCAGGGACACCGTGGGGCGATCCGGACCTCGACGTCGGGGCCGCGCACATGCGGCGCATCGTCGAGTTCCCCGACGAGGCCGAGGCGCGCGGGCGGCAGGCCGCCGAGGACATCCGCACGCTCCACTCGCCCGAGGCCGCGGGAGTCGGCATCTACGAGGCGCTCGACATGGCGCGCGCGGCGAGGGCTGCATGTCTCGAACGACGCGAGGCCGCCGCCGAGGAGGCCGCGCGTGCGGCAGCCGCGGCCGAGGACGCCGCCCGGACACTGCGCGGGCGTCTGCGGCGGCGAGTGTCCTCGATCGGCTCTCGCTGA
- a CDS encoding GDP-mannose 4,6-dehydratase, whose product MATALITGITGQDGSYLAERLVAEGVDVHGLVRDEPERVLLSDRAGVTPHLGDLSDTGRVAQIVQEVRPDEIYNLGGISSVGFSWDEPVLTGLVSGLGAVGVFEAARRLQDETGQQVRVVQASSAEIFGTPDRTPQDEQTAIRPVSPYGAAKAYAHTSAAVYRSRGVHVATCVLYNHESPRRPETFVTRKITAAAARIARDGGGVLAMGNLEPRRDWGWAPDYVDAMVRAVRHPEADDFVVATGVTHSVGDFVRAAFARAGIDDWQAHVELDPRFVRPADAAVQVGDAGKAQRVLGWSTSVAFDELVGRMVDHDLELLTAHPDSSR is encoded by the coding sequence GTGGCGACCGCCCTGATCACAGGCATCACGGGTCAGGACGGCTCCTACCTCGCCGAGCGCCTCGTGGCCGAGGGAGTGGACGTGCACGGGCTCGTGCGTGACGAGCCCGAGCGTGTGCTCCTGTCTGACAGAGCAGGTGTCACGCCGCACCTGGGCGATCTGAGCGACACCGGGCGTGTCGCTCAGATCGTGCAGGAGGTGCGCCCGGACGAGATCTACAACCTGGGCGGGATCAGTTCTGTGGGCTTCTCCTGGGACGAGCCCGTCCTGACCGGCCTGGTCAGTGGGCTAGGTGCCGTGGGTGTCTTCGAGGCGGCGCGCAGGCTCCAGGACGAGACGGGCCAGCAGGTGCGTGTCGTGCAAGCCTCGAGCGCGGAGATCTTCGGGACGCCCGACCGCACTCCCCAGGACGAGCAGACCGCGATCCGTCCCGTCTCGCCGTACGGCGCTGCCAAGGCGTACGCCCACACGAGCGCCGCGGTATATCGCAGTCGCGGTGTCCACGTCGCCACCTGCGTGCTCTACAACCACGAGTCGCCGCGCCGTCCGGAGACGTTCGTGACGCGCAAGATCACCGCGGCTGCAGCGCGCATCGCCCGCGACGGCGGTGGCGTGCTGGCGATGGGAAACCTGGAACCCCGCCGGGACTGGGGCTGGGCTCCGGACTACGTCGACGCCATGGTGCGCGCCGTCCGCCATCCCGAGGCGGACGACTTCGTGGTCGCGACCGGCGTGACCCACTCGGTCGGGGACTTCGTCCGTGCGGCCTTCGCCCGTGCGGGCATCGACGACTGGCAGGCCCATGTCGAGCTCGACCCCCGGTTCGTCCGGCCCGCCGACGCTGCGGTCCAGGTTGGCGACGCCGGCAAGGCCCAGCGAGTACTCGGGTGGAGTACCTCGGTCGCGTTCGACGAGCTCGTCGGCCGGATGGTGGACCACGACCTTGAGCTCCTGACCGCGCACCCGGACTCCTCGCGCTGA
- a CDS encoding glycosyltransferase family 2 protein, with protein sequence MTTPRFSIVTPVYDPDIAVLERTIASVVGQTYRDWEWITVDDASPDARVRDVLRQAARRDPRIVVVDRATNGHIVAASNDGVARARGEFVALLDHDDLLAPHALASMAAAIDAHPRADYLYSDEDKVDAQGRHYDTFRKPPWSPERLRGQMYTGHLQVLRTDLVREVGAFREGFDGSQDHDLALRVTEKAREIVHVPEVLYHWRAVDGSTAADENAKPYTWEAGRRAVAEHCRRTGLAARVALGPQTGTYRVTRTGAVDGVVSVVIPTRGDAGVVFGQERVFVVDAVRSLVDLAGDVDLEIVVVYDPPTPATVLDELREIAGTDLVLVPYTKPFSYSEKCNVGVAASSGTYVVQLNDDVEILSHDFVTQLVLPLADPPTAGSRVGMTGARLLFEDGTLQHAGINNRFGGPYNALQGMPDGAAGPFGALQIDREVTALTGACIALRRETWDAVGGFTETLPVNYNDVDLSLKVARLGLRRVWLAHVRAFHFESKSRVAGVAQWEIDRFRARWGFGAERDLYLPEEPPVPLGRRLADAVRRRIAHRG encoded by the coding sequence GTGACGACGCCACGCTTCTCGATCGTCACGCCCGTCTACGACCCGGACATCGCCGTTCTCGAGAGGACGATCGCGTCCGTCGTCGGCCAGACGTACCGGGACTGGGAGTGGATCACCGTCGACGACGCCTCCCCCGATGCGCGTGTGCGTGACGTGCTGCGGCAGGCCGCACGCCGTGACCCACGCATCGTCGTCGTCGACCGGGCGACCAACGGTCACATCGTCGCGGCGTCGAACGACGGGGTCGCCCGTGCGCGCGGCGAGTTCGTCGCCCTCCTGGACCACGACGACCTGCTCGCCCCGCACGCGCTCGCGTCGATGGCCGCGGCGATCGACGCCCACCCTCGGGCGGACTACCTCTACTCCGACGAGGACAAGGTCGACGCTCAGGGCCGGCACTACGACACGTTCCGCAAGCCCCCGTGGTCGCCCGAGCGCCTGCGCGGCCAGATGTACACCGGCCACCTCCAGGTGCTGCGCACCGACCTGGTGCGGGAGGTCGGCGCGTTCCGTGAGGGGTTCGACGGGTCGCAGGACCACGACCTCGCGCTTCGCGTCACCGAGAAGGCGCGGGAGATCGTCCACGTGCCCGAGGTCCTGTACCACTGGCGGGCCGTCGACGGCTCGACCGCCGCCGACGAGAACGCGAAGCCCTACACGTGGGAGGCGGGCCGCCGTGCGGTCGCCGAGCACTGTCGGCGCACGGGGCTCGCGGCGCGCGTCGCGCTCGGCCCCCAGACCGGGACGTACCGCGTCACGCGCACCGGTGCCGTCGACGGGGTCGTCTCCGTCGTCATCCCGACGCGCGGCGACGCCGGCGTCGTGTTCGGGCAGGAGCGGGTGTTCGTCGTCGACGCCGTACGCTCCCTGGTCGACCTCGCAGGCGACGTCGACCTGGAGATCGTCGTCGTCTACGACCCTCCGACACCGGCCACCGTGCTCGACGAGCTCCGCGAGATCGCCGGCACGGACCTCGTCCTGGTGCCGTACACCAAGCCGTTCAGCTACTCGGAGAAGTGCAACGTCGGCGTCGCTGCGTCGTCGGGCACCTACGTCGTCCAGCTCAACGACGACGTCGAGATTCTCTCGCACGACTTCGTCACCCAGCTGGTGCTCCCGCTGGCCGATCCGCCCACCGCAGGCTCGCGCGTCGGCATGACGGGCGCGCGCCTCCTGTTCGAGGACGGGACCCTCCAGCACGCCGGGATCAACAACCGGTTCGGCGGGCCGTACAACGCGCTCCAGGGGATGCCCGACGGCGCCGCCGGACCGTTCGGCGCCCTCCAGATCGACCGCGAGGTCACCGCCCTGACCGGAGCGTGCATCGCGTTGCGGCGCGAGACGTGGGACGCCGTCGGCGGGTTCACCGAGACGCTGCCCGTCAACTACAACGACGTCGACCTGTCGCTCAAGGTCGCCAGGCTCGGCCTGCGACGCGTCTGGCTCGCACACGTGCGCGCCTTCCACTTCGAGTCGAAGTCACGGGTGGCCGGCGTCGCGCAGTGGGAGATCGACAGGTTCCGGGCCCGGTGGGGGTTCGGGGCCGAGCGGGACCTCTATCTGCCGGAGGAGCCGCCGGTACCCCTGGGGAGGCGGCTGGCCGACGCCGTGCGCCGCCGCATCGCGCACCGCGGCTGA
- a CDS encoding glycosyltransferase, translating into MTTAESPAHTTRPGVVSVILVNYKGAEDTITCLGYFDDVEWPRDLLELIVVDNDSQDGSAEKIRAAVPHATVVESGGNLGFAGGCNAGVAHASGEYVGFINNDARPGPQWISAAVAAMRADSTIGAVASKVLDWDGNLVDYVDGSLTWWGAGYKREAEQPDGPQYDVAKDVLYGTGAAMFVPAALYREVGGFDERFFMFYEDVDLGWRLNVLGYRVRYVPESLAYHKHHVTMKKFGNFRETYLLERNALLSMYKNLDDESLAQALPAAMALAVRRSMARTATDARMLDLQVRPGGDGVGTVEVQKMALTGPLALDYFVEQIEDGLHDARLEIQARRRRSDREIAPLYRKAIEAAYAFEGYNTGHDALVQAFGIDKRFASRQRVLVVTGEPLGEKLAGPAIRAWEIAKALSPVADVRLLSTSDATVTSPDFEIVTAAGPQLRKDTDWADVIVFQGFLLEGAPWLMSSSKILVADIYDPMHLEQLEQARDLGPEGRALAVRGTTEALNKQLARADFFLCASEKQRDFWLGQLAGQGRINALVYDEDHSLDSLIAVVPFGVADDAPIQTARAIKGTVPGIGVDDKVILWGGGVYNWFDPLTLVRAVDRLVKRHPEVKLYFLGLKHPNPGVPDMRIAWELKKLAGELGLTDKNVFFNEGWVPYNERANYLLDADLGVSTHFHHIETAFSFRTRILDYLWAGLPIVATGGDTFDALITEHGLGQTVPPEDVDALEAALEKYLFDDEAITAARAAVSDFADSLRWASVLRPLVEFCRFPRRAADLEHTGADVTIGASAHPKPWSVLGDLRLLREYSQAGGMTEVVRRAAGRVRRIAQKN; encoded by the coding sequence GTGACGACAGCCGAAAGCCCAGCACACACGACCCGTCCGGGCGTCGTCTCGGTCATCCTCGTCAACTACAAGGGCGCCGAGGACACGATCACGTGCCTGGGCTACTTCGATGACGTCGAGTGGCCCCGCGACCTCCTCGAGCTCATCGTCGTCGACAACGACAGCCAGGACGGGTCCGCCGAGAAGATCCGGGCGGCAGTGCCGCACGCGACGGTCGTCGAGTCGGGGGGAAACCTCGGGTTCGCGGGCGGCTGCAACGCGGGCGTCGCGCACGCCAGCGGCGAGTACGTCGGCTTCATCAACAACGACGCGCGCCCCGGGCCGCAGTGGATCTCGGCAGCCGTCGCGGCGATGCGGGCGGACTCCACGATCGGTGCGGTGGCGAGCAAGGTGCTCGACTGGGACGGCAACCTCGTCGACTACGTCGACGGCTCGCTCACGTGGTGGGGCGCAGGGTACAAGCGTGAGGCCGAGCAGCCCGACGGGCCGCAGTACGACGTCGCGAAGGACGTGCTGTACGGCACCGGCGCGGCGATGTTCGTACCGGCGGCCCTCTACCGCGAGGTCGGCGGGTTCGACGAGCGCTTCTTCATGTTCTACGAGGACGTGGATCTCGGCTGGCGCCTCAACGTGCTGGGCTACCGCGTGCGGTACGTGCCGGAGTCGCTCGCGTACCACAAGCACCACGTGACGATGAAGAAGTTCGGGAACTTCCGCGAGACGTACCTCCTGGAGCGCAACGCGCTCCTGAGCATGTACAAGAACCTCGACGACGAGTCGCTCGCCCAGGCGCTGCCCGCGGCGATGGCGCTCGCCGTTCGCCGTTCGATGGCGCGCACGGCGACGGACGCGCGGATGCTCGACCTCCAGGTCCGCCCCGGCGGCGACGGCGTCGGCACGGTCGAGGTTCAGAAGATGGCCCTGACCGGGCCGCTGGCCCTCGACTACTTCGTGGAGCAGATCGAGGACGGGCTGCACGACGCGCGCCTGGAGATCCAGGCCCGGCGCCGGCGAAGCGACCGCGAGATCGCCCCCCTCTACCGCAAGGCGATCGAGGCCGCGTATGCGTTCGAGGGGTACAACACCGGGCATGACGCGCTCGTCCAGGCGTTCGGCATCGACAAGCGCTTCGCGTCCCGGCAGAGGGTGCTCGTCGTCACGGGCGAGCCGCTCGGCGAGAAGCTCGCCGGGCCGGCCATCCGCGCCTGGGAGATCGCCAAGGCGCTGAGCCCCGTCGCCGACGTGCGGCTGCTGTCGACGTCTGACGCGACGGTGACCAGCCCCGACTTCGAGATTGTCACGGCCGCCGGCCCGCAGCTGCGCAAGGACACCGACTGGGCCGACGTCATCGTCTTCCAGGGGTTCTTGCTCGAGGGCGCGCCGTGGCTGATGAGCTCGAGCAAGATCCTCGTCGCGGACATCTACGACCCCATGCACCTGGAGCAGCTCGAACAGGCGCGTGACCTCGGTCCGGAGGGCCGCGCTCTCGCGGTGCGCGGGACCACCGAGGCGCTCAACAAGCAGCTTGCCCGGGCGGACTTCTTCCTCTGCGCGTCCGAGAAGCAGCGCGACTTCTGGCTCGGGCAGCTCGCCGGCCAGGGGCGCATCAACGCTCTGGTCTACGACGAGGACCACTCGCTCGACTCGCTCATCGCCGTCGTCCCGTTCGGCGTCGCCGACGACGCCCCCATCCAGACGGCGCGAGCGATCAAGGGCACGGTGCCGGGGATCGGCGTCGACGACAAGGTCATCCTCTGGGGCGGCGGCGTCTACAACTGGTTCGACCCGCTGACCCTGGTCCGCGCCGTCGACCGCCTCGTGAAACGGCACCCCGAGGTCAAGCTGTACTTCCTCGGGCTCAAGCACCCGAACCCCGGCGTGCCCGACATGCGCATCGCGTGGGAGCTCAAGAAGCTGGCCGGAGAGCTGGGACTCACCGACAAGAACGTCTTCTTCAACGAGGGGTGGGTGCCCTACAACGAGCGGGCGAACTACCTGCTCGACGCCGACCTCGGTGTCTCCACGCACTTCCACCACATCGAGACGGCGTTCAGCTTCCGCACCCGCATCCTCGACTACCTGTGGGCCGGCCTGCCGATCGTCGCGACAGGCGGCGACACCTTCGACGCCCTCATCACGGAGCACGGCCTGGGCCAGACGGTGCCGCCCGAGGACGTCGACGCTCTCGAGGCAGCGCTCGAGAAGTACCTGTTCGACGACGAGGCGATCACCGCAGCCCGGGCCGCGGTGAGCGACTTCGCCGACAGCCTCCGCTGGGCGTCGGTGCTCCGGCCGCTCGTGGAGTTCTGCCGGTTCCCGCGACGCGCCGCGGATCTCGAGCACACGGGAGCGGACGTAACGATCGGCGCGTCCGCGCACCCGAAGCCTTGGAGCGTGCTCGGCGATCTCCGGCTCCTGCGCGAGTACTCGCAGGCGGGGGGAATGACGGAGGTCGTGCGACGCGCTGCCGGCCGTGTGCGCCGGATCGCACAGAAGAACTGA
- a CDS encoding NeuD/PglB/VioB family sugar acetyltransferase yields MAKPTLPSGAPRVVVVGNCGHSRSCVDACSDETLGLLVGCTGSRDGEHGELRYLGTDAVLPRLLAEGTATHAFVAIGSNSLRQRLTASVTELGYQMASIVSPTAQVSRTATVGAGAAVLHGAVVGAFATVGEGAIINTGSSIDHDCIVGDFAHIGPGSHLAGGAIVSSGAFLGVGVSVIPGVTIGAGAVIGAGAVVIRDVPAGTVAVGIPARNIRKAQPE; encoded by the coding sequence ATGGCCAAGCCCACTCTCCCGTCGGGGGCGCCACGTGTCGTCGTCGTCGGCAACTGTGGACACTCTCGTTCCTGCGTCGATGCGTGCAGCGACGAGACCCTTGGCCTGCTGGTGGGCTGCACGGGTTCCCGGGACGGCGAGCACGGCGAGCTGCGCTATCTCGGAACGGACGCCGTCCTTCCGAGGCTGCTGGCAGAGGGCACGGCCACCCATGCCTTTGTAGCCATCGGTTCGAACTCGCTGCGCCAGCGACTGACCGCATCGGTGACGGAGCTCGGGTATCAGATGGCGAGCATCGTCAGCCCGACCGCACAGGTGAGCCGCACCGCGACGGTCGGCGCCGGCGCCGCCGTGCTGCACGGAGCTGTTGTCGGCGCCTTCGCGACGGTCGGCGAGGGTGCGATCATCAACACCGGATCATCAATCGATCACGACTGCATCGTGGGAGATTTCGCCCATATCGGTCCGGGTAGTCATCTCGCCGGGGGCGCTATTGTAAGCAGCGGCGCCTTTCTCGGCGTCGGCGTCAGCGTCATTCCAGGCGTCACCATCGGCGCAGGGGCCGTCATCGGAGCCGGCGCGGTCGTGATCCGCGACGTCCCCGCCGGCACGGTCGCCGTCGGCATCCCAGCCCGCAACATCCGGAAGGCTCAACCCGAATGA
- a CDS encoding lipopolysaccharide biosynthesis protein has translation MLHRILTQTRNVDRSGFVWNTVVGIWFTVQPTLISFVITHTLGASATGTFAFAVAQAYLFWGIGIYGMRRYQASDVTRRFSFYEYLASRWITLGAMILAGLAYAAVNLLTDGATGDTVVLVLLVLALRAVDAFEDVYLGYFQQIGRLDIGSKMSTCRSVLSTVVIVVAIIVTRDVALSVALGTIVSLALLLAMLPKSFASPLSGEDKAIARARVWRLLGTCFPLFAGTFVALYVSNAPRYAINAAMDSTAQGFFTWLSMAPFLITLLSLIIFNPVITKMATQWTTGDLRAFRSWTWRLTALIGAVAALAVAGGWVVGVPLLELITGGWDFSPYRTELLVLLVAGGLSAWAGFYSTVLTIVRQQVWYTIGVLVAAAVGLTGELWVRRGGLLGASWLYLVLFAVQCVVFATVLAIVIRNRRSDLA, from the coding sequence ATGCTCCACCGAATCCTTACCCAGACGCGGAACGTCGATCGATCCGGGTTTGTGTGGAACACGGTCGTCGGAATCTGGTTCACCGTCCAGCCGACCCTCATCTCGTTCGTGATCACCCACACGCTCGGAGCGAGCGCGACGGGCACGTTCGCGTTTGCGGTCGCTCAGGCGTACCTGTTCTGGGGCATCGGCATCTACGGGATGCGGCGCTATCAGGCCTCGGACGTGACGCGCCGGTTCTCGTTCTACGAGTACCTCGCCTCGCGCTGGATCACGCTCGGCGCCATGATCCTGGCCGGCCTCGCGTACGCGGCCGTGAACCTCCTGACCGACGGAGCGACCGGCGACACGGTGGTCCTCGTGCTGCTGGTGCTGGCCCTGCGCGCGGTCGACGCGTTCGAAGATGTCTACCTCGGGTACTTCCAGCAGATCGGACGCCTCGACATCGGCTCGAAGATGTCGACCTGCCGTTCGGTGCTGTCCACGGTCGTCATCGTCGTCGCGATCATCGTGACGCGCGACGTGGCGCTCTCGGTAGCGCTCGGGACCATCGTGTCGCTGGCGCTCCTGCTGGCGATGCTCCCGAAGTCGTTCGCGAGCCCGCTCTCGGGCGAGGACAAGGCCATCGCACGAGCACGCGTCTGGCGCCTCCTCGGCACCTGCTTCCCCTTGTTCGCAGGCACCTTCGTGGCGCTCTACGTCTCGAACGCGCCGCGGTACGCCATCAACGCGGCGATGGACTCGACGGCCCAGGGGTTCTTCACGTGGCTGTCGATGGCGCCGTTCCTCATCACGCTGCTGAGCCTGATCATCTTCAACCCCGTCATCACCAAGATGGCGACACAATGGACCACGGGTGATCTGCGCGCGTTCCGCTCGTGGACCTGGCGCCTGACCGCCCTCATCGGCGCGGTGGCGGCCCTCGCGGTCGCCGGAGGCTGGGTCGTGGGGGTCCCGCTCCTCGAGCTCATCACCGGCGGCTGGGACTTCTCGCCGTACCGCACCGAGCTTCTCGTCCTGCTCGTCGCCGGCGGCCTGTCGGCCTGGGCGGGCTTCTACTCCACGGTCCTGACGATCGTGCGCCAGCAGGTCTGGTACACGATCGGCGTTCTCGTGGCGGCCGCCGTCGGCCTCACGGGCGAGCTCTGGGTCCGGCGCGGTGGCCTGCTCGGGGCAAGCTGGCTGTACCTGGTGCTTTTCGCCGTCCAGTGCGTGGTGTTCGCCACCGTCCTGGCAATCGTGATCCGAAACAGACGGAGTGACCTTGCGTGA